The region AACGCCTCGCCCGCCTCCACCAGCTCCCTGTCGATCTGGCGGATGCCCAGCTCCGTGAGGCGCACGCCCGGGGGCATCGCGAACACGATGGTCGCGACCACGCCGGGGACCGCGCCGATGGAGAAGAAGAAGATCGCCGGGATCAGGTACACGAACGCGGGCAGCGTCTGCATCAGGTCCAGGACCGGCTTGACGATCTTGCTGACCAGGTCGTTGTAGGCGGCCAGGACGCCGATCGGGATGGCGATGGCCACCGCGATGGCGCTGGCCACCAGGACCAGGCCCAGGGTGTCCATCGCGTTGTCCCACTGGCCGACCGAGGCCACCAGGGACAGCGCGACCAGTGCGAACACGCCCATCCTCCAGCCCGCCACCGAGTAGGCGAGCAGGCTCAGCAGGAGGATCATCAGCAGGGACTTGGGCTCGGTGACGAGCATGGGCAGCAGCAGCCAGCCCAGGAGGACCACGGCCAGCCAGCCGCCGGCCACGACCGCGGTGCGCTTGCGCGAGGCCGCGTTCAGCGCCCCCATCACCGTGACCGCCGCCAGGAACAGCAGCGAGACGATGAAGTAGGAGTCGACGTACTGGTCGAACAGGTTCATCGCCCACAGGAACAGGAAGGGCGGCAGGCTGTTGACGACCGTGTCCACCAGGCCGGTCCACGCCTGGAGGATGTAGAGCACCGAGACGGCGCCGACGGTCACCGCCAGCGGGCCGCGGTGCGAGCGCAGCAGCGGGACCGCGATGATCACCGCGGCGATGAAGGTGAGCTGGGCGGCCGCCGGGTCGGAGAAGAAGCCCGACAGGACGGACACGGCCCAG is a window of Nocardiopsis changdeensis DNA encoding:
- a CDS encoding ABC transporter permease produces the protein MTPVDFPPALPVGEGFEAFNNWLKAHFGPAFDAIGEFIRWAVSVLSGFFSDPAAAQLTFIAAVIIAVPLLRSHRGPLAVTVGAVSVLYILQAWTGLVDTVVNSLPPFLFLWAMNLFDQYVDSYFIVSLLFLAAVTVMGALNAASRKRTAVVAGGWLAVVLLGWLLLPMLVTEPKSLLMILLLSLLAYSVAGWRMGVFALVALSLVASVGQWDNAMDTLGLVLVASAIAVAIAIPIGVLAAYNDLVSKIVKPVLDLMQTLPAFVYLIPAIFFFSIGAVPGVVATIVFAMPPGVRLTELGIRQIDRELVEAGEAFGAPGRKILTGIQLPLALPTIMAGVNQVIMLGLSMVVIAGMVGAGGLGSQVYQGISRNDGALGFEAGIAVVVLAIFLDRLTAAVTRKSPQGRAAVSSA